The DNA sequence TCTCCCAGCAGCGAACCGCGGCCGCGCACAAGTCGGGCAAGCTGAAGGACGAGATCGCGCCGATGACGGTCACCATGGAGGTGACCGACAAGGCGACGGGAGCGAAGTCGAACAAGGAGGTCACCGTCGACCGCGACGAGTGCAACCGCCCGGACACGACCCTCGAGGGCCTCGCCAAGCTCCCGCCCGCCTTCCGCGAGGGCGGCACGGTCACCGCCGGCAACTCCTCCCAGTTCTCGGACGGCGCCTCGGCGACGCTCCTCATGTCGGCGAGCCGCGCCAAGGCGCTCGGCATCGAGCCGCTCGGCGTCTTCCGGGGCTTCGTCGTCGCTGGCTGCGAGCCCGACGAGATGGGCATCGGGCCGGTCTTCGCGGTCCCGAAGCTCCTGAAGCTCGCGGGCCTCCGGCTCGACGACATCGACATCATCGAGCTGAACGAGGCCTTCGCCTCGCAGGTCGTCTACTGCCGCGACCGGCTCCACCTCGACCCGGCCAAGCTCAACCCGAACGGCGGCTCGATCTCGATCGGTCATCCCTACGGCATGACGGGGTCGCGCATGACCGGGTCGATCCTGCTCGAGCTGCGCCGGCAGAAGAAGCGCTACGGTATCGTCACCATGTGCGTCGGCGGCGGGATGGGCGCGGCGGGGCTGTTCGAAGCGGCACGCTAACGGGCGAGAGGCCCTGCATGCGAAAAGGAGGAGCCATGCCGGAGAGCGTCTACAAGGTGATCGAGCTGGTCGGCACCAGCCCCGACTCGTGGGAGAAGGCGGCGTCGGCCGCCGTCAACAAGGCGTCCAAGACGCTGCGCGACCTGCGCATCGCCGAGGTCGCCGAGCTCGACCTGCAGATCGAGGACGGCAAGGTGCGCGCCTATCGCGCCAAGGTGAAGGTCTCGTTCAAGTACGAGGACTGATCCGCCCCGCGGACGGGCGCCAGGGCGGCCGCCGCGCGTGGCACGGGAAAGGAGGTCCGCGATGTGGAGGAGATCCCTGCTCGCCGTCCTGGCCGTCGTCGTCGTGGCCGTCCCGTCGAGTGCTGGCGGCCCGGAGCCCAAGACCGACGACGAGAAGACGCTCTACGCTCTCGGCCTGGCGCTCGCCCGCAACGTCGGCTCGTTCAACCTGACCGAGAAGGAGCTGGATCTCGTCAAGGCCGGCCTCACCGACGGGGTCCTCAACCGCAAGCCCCAGGTCGACATCGAGACCTTCGGCCCGAAGATCCAGGGGCTGGCTCAGGCGCGCGCCGCCGCCAGCGCCGAGGTCGAGAAGAAGTCGAGCCAGGCCTTCCTCGAGAAGGCGGCGGGCGAGAAGGGCGCGACCAAGACGCCCTCCGGCCTCATCATCTCCGAGATCAAGCCGGGCACGGGGGACTCGCCCAAGCCCACCGACACGGTGAAGGTCCACTACCAGGGCACGCTGACCGACGGCACGGTGTTCGACAGCTCCATCAAGCGCGGCGAGCCGGCGACTTTCCCGCTGAACGGCGTCATCAAGTGCTGGACCGAGGGGTTGCAGCTCATGAAGGTGGGCGGCAAGAGCCGTCTCGTCTGCCCCTCGGACATCGCCTACGGCGACCGCGGCTCGCCTCCCACGATCAAGCCCGGCGCGACGCTCGTCTTCGAGGTCGAGCTGCTCGAGATCGTGAAGAAGTAGCGAGCGAGGCGCGGACTTTTTTCCCATCTTCATCGAATGCCGCTCCCGGCGGCGCACCGGGAGTGGTATCCGGTGACATGGCCTCGATCGGCGTAACGGAGCGCTCGGCGGACTCGCGGGCGCTCGCCTACGCGGGCCTTTCGGTGTCGACGTTCGGATGGGCGGCCGCCTTCATCGCCGGCAAGGTCGCGCTCGCCGACATGACGCCGCTCTCGGTCGCCGTGTGGCGCTACGCGCTCGCCTCGACGGTCCTGTTGCCCTTCGCCGTGCGGCAGCGGCCCGCACAGGGCGTCGGGCGCGCGGCGGCGCCCCTCGCGCTCATGGTCGTCTGCGGCGGCGTCCTCTACCCGTGGCTCTTCCTCCTCGCCCTCGCGCACACGAGCGCCACCAACACGGCGCTCCTGATCGCGCTCAACCCCGTCTTCACGCTGCTCCTCTCGCCGCTCATCGGCGAGCCGCTCGATCGGCACCGGCTGGGCGGCGTGTCGCTGGCGCTCGCCGGGGCCGCCGTCGTCATCACCGCCGGCGACACGCACCGCCTCCCGGGACTGTGGTTGCAACGGGGCGATCTCCTGGCCGTCGCCGCCGCGGGGTGCTGGGCGCTGTTCAACCTGGCCTCGCGCCCGGTGGTCGCGCGGCTCGCCCCGGCCTTCACCAACTGCGTGGTGTACGGGCTCGGCGGCCTGGCGCTTTATGGCCTCGCCCGCGGCGACGCTCCGTGGGCTCAGCTCGCCGCGGCCACCCCGGCGGCGCGGGGCGGGGTCGTCCTGATGGCGCTCCTCTCCTCCGTGATGGCCGGCCAGCTCTTCCTGGTCGGCGTGCGTACCGTCGGCGTCGGCCGGACGGTCGTGTTCGTCTACCTCGTGCCGGTGCTGACGGCCGTCCTGTCGACGACGCTGCTCGGCGAGCCGTTCCGCCTCGCACAGGCGGTGGGCGGCTCGGCGGTCCTCGGCGGCGTCTACTGGACGACGCGGGGGTAGCCCTGCTGCGGGTCGGGCTCGCCGTGTCGCTCACGGGGCCCCTCGCGCCGATGGGAAGCTGCGCGCGGCGCGGGCTCGAGCTCTGGGCGGACGAGGCACGGGCCGCTCGCCGAGCCGTGGAGCTGGTCGTGCGCGACGACCGGAGCGCCGCCCGGACCGCGCGCGAGCAGGTCGAAGACCTGCTCCGCCGGGTCGATCTCCTGGCCGGGCCATACTCGAGCGGACTCACGCGCGCGGTCGCGCCGATCGCCGAGGCGCACGGCGTCGTCCTCTGGAACCACGGCGGCGCGGCGGACGACATTCACGCCCAGCGACTCCGCGCGCCCGTCGGCATTCTCACGCCGGCGAGCCGTTACTTCGAGCCGGCGCTCCGCTGGATTCCGGACGGCCCCGTCCTCGTCCTCTGCCGGCGCGCGAGCGGCTTCTCGGCCGCCGTCACTGCGGGCGCGGAAGCGGCGGCGCGGCGCCAGGGCCGTCCGGTCCGCATCGCGACGTATTCCGCCGCCGACGCCCTCCGGCGGTTCGTCGCGCGTCTCGCCGCCGAGCCGCCCGCCTTGCTCCTCGCCGCGGGGCGATTCGAGGACGACGTCGCCCTCGCCGGCATCCTCTCCCACGGCGCACGACCGCCGACCGTGCTCGTGGCCGCTGGCGTCCGACAATTCGGAGAGGCACTCGGCGTGGCGGCGAACGGCTTCGTCGGACCAAGCCAGTGGCAGGCCGGCGCCGACGTCGTGCCGGACCTCGGGTCGTCGGCAGCGCACTTCGTCCGCCGCTTCACAGCGTGCTTCGGGGTCGCGCCCGACTATGCGGCCGCGCAGGCGTACGCGGCCGGCGTCGTCATGAGCCGCTGCGTCGAGCTGGCAGGCACGCTCGACCAGGAGAGGCTCCGCGCCGCGGCGGCGACGCTCGACTGCACGACGCTCTTTGGGCGCTTCCGCATCGACCCCGTGACGGGGCTGCAGACGGGCCACGAGATGCTGCTCGTCGAGTGGGTGGAGGGACGGCGGCGGGTTGTTCCCGTGTGACTGGAGAGCCGCGTCTAAGGCTCGGGCCTCGCCAACCGATGGAGCGCGATCCCCGCCGCCGTGGCGACGTTCAGCGAATCGACGCCCGGCACGATCGGGATGCGGAGGTGGACGTCGGCCGCCGCGCGGGCCGCCGCGCTGAGGCCTTGGCCCTCCGCGCCGAGGAGCAGCACGAGCCGCCCCGGCACCGGGCCGAAGGAGCTGATGTCGACGGCGGCCCGGTCCGGCGTGAGCGCCGCGATCCTGAAGCCCGCGGCCCGCAGCCTGGCGAGGCCTGCCGGCCACTCGAGGACGCTCACGAAGGGGGTTTGCAGCGCCCCGCCCATCGAGACTCGCAGCGCACGCCGGTAGAGCGGATCGGCGCAGCCCGGACCAAGGAGCACACCGTCGGCGCCGAACGCCGTCGCGTTCCGCAAGACGCCCCCGACGTTGTCCGGGTTCGTGACGCCCTCGAGCGCGACGAGGATGCGGCGGCCGTGGGGCTGAAGCAGCACGTCGAGCCCGAGCTCGGCCGGACGCT is a window from the Deltaproteobacteria bacterium genome containing:
- a CDS encoding acetyl-CoA C-acyltransferase, which gives rise to MPTREAVIVASQRTGLAKSFRGSFNLTRPDDMAAHCIKAVLGKVPRLEPGEIEDVVMGCGFPEGPQGFNVGRNVAVMAGLPITVPGCTVNRFCSSGLNAIAIAAHMVQNEGAEAVVGGGLESITMLQNDFNKTNLFNPWLMDHKRAVYMPMGLTAEVVAERYKVTREAQDEYALVSQQRTAAAHKSGKLKDEIAPMTVTMEVTDKATGAKSNKEVTVDRDECNRPDTTLEGLAKLPPAFREGGTVTAGNSSQFSDGASATLLMSASRAKALGIEPLGVFRGFVVAGCEPDEMGIGPVFAVPKLLKLAGLRLDDIDIIELNEAFASQVVYCRDRLHLDPAKLNPNGGSISIGHPYGMTGSRMTGSILLELRRQKKRYGIVTMCVGGGMGAAGLFEAAR
- a CDS encoding dodecin domain-containing protein is translated as MPESVYKVIELVGTSPDSWEKAASAAVNKASKTLRDLRIAEVAELDLQIEDGKVRAYRAKVKVSFKYED
- a CDS encoding FKBP-type peptidyl-prolyl cis-trans isomerase gives rise to the protein MWRRSLLAVLAVVVVAVPSSAGGPEPKTDDEKTLYALGLALARNVGSFNLTEKELDLVKAGLTDGVLNRKPQVDIETFGPKIQGLAQARAAASAEVEKKSSQAFLEKAAGEKGATKTPSGLIISEIKPGTGDSPKPTDTVKVHYQGTLTDGTVFDSSIKRGEPATFPLNGVIKCWTEGLQLMKVGGKSRLVCPSDIAYGDRGSPPTIKPGATLVFEVELLEIVKK
- a CDS encoding DMT family transporter gives rise to the protein MASIGVTERSADSRALAYAGLSVSTFGWAAAFIAGKVALADMTPLSVAVWRYALASTVLLPFAVRQRPAQGVGRAAAPLALMVVCGGVLYPWLFLLALAHTSATNTALLIALNPVFTLLLSPLIGEPLDRHRLGGVSLALAGAAVVITAGDTHRLPGLWLQRGDLLAVAAAGCWALFNLASRPVVARLAPAFTNCVVYGLGGLALYGLARGDAPWAQLAAATPAARGGVVLMALLSSVMAGQLFLVGVRTVGVGRTVVFVYLVPVLTAVLSTTLLGEPFRLAQAVGGSAVLGGVYWTTRG
- a CDS encoding branched-chain amino acid ABC transporter substrate-binding protein, with product MSLTGPLAPMGSCARRGLELWADEARAARRAVELVVRDDRSAARTAREQVEDLLRRVDLLAGPYSSGLTRAVAPIAEAHGVVLWNHGGAADDIHAQRLRAPVGILTPASRYFEPALRWIPDGPVLVLCRRASGFSAAVTAGAEAAARRQGRPVRIATYSAADALRRFVARLAAEPPALLLAAGRFEDDVALAGILSHGARPPTVLVAAGVRQFGEALGVAANGFVGPSQWQAGADVVPDLGSSAAHFVRRFTACFGVAPDYAAAQAYAAGVVMSRCVELAGTLDQERLRAAAATLDCTTLFGRFRIDPVTGLQTGHEMLLVEWVEGRRRVVPV
- a CDS encoding RNA methyltransferase, whose protein sequence is MEDPDDPRLADYRDLPAASRRGRRAAFIAEGRLIVGTLLAAPRFRVRSVLGTASALAGLALERSTVPVYVARPETLQRIVGFHFHRGCLAAGERPAELGLDVLLQPHGRRILVALEGVTNPDNVGGVLRNATAFGADGVLLGPGCADPLYRRALRVSMGGALQTPFVSVLEWPAGLARLRAAGFRIAALTPDRAAVDISSFGPVPGRLVLLLGAEGQGLSAAARAAADVHLRIPIVPGVDSLNVATAAGIALHRLARPEP